ATACACAACCTTTGCACTCTCAAGATTTGCTTTTGCATCTCTGTTTTCTAAAGAAGCTAAAACCTCTCCTTTTTTAACAGTGTCTGAGATATCTACGTTGACACGCTCTACTATTCCGCCTGCATCAAACGCCAGAGATGCACTTTTTTGTGCCAGAACATTAAACGTCGCATACACTTCGCCTGCCGATAAACTAAAAGCCAGACCAACTAAACCTATAAATATCTTATTCATTTAAAAACTCCTCTAAATTTTTTCCGTTGTAAAAGTAATATAAAGCATAGGCAACCTCTAAGTTGTTTAACGCTTCGTTATATGTAGCTTCAGCTTCCGTATGTGAACTCAGTGCATCGAGATACACCACATTGTCTACGATCTTGTGGTTATATTTTTCCGTAATTGTTTTTAGGGCACTTTTTGAAGCTTTTAATGCACTTGCGGCACTTGTAATATTTAACTTTGCCGTTTTTATGCGCTCATATGAAAGCTCAATATTTATCTCTTGCTCTTTTGTTTTGTACGCTATCTCACTCTCTAAAGCTTTTGCCTGTAAAACCAGTGCCTCTTTTTGCTCACCTAACATTCCAAAATCAAACAAACGGATATTTGCACTTAACATCAGCGTGTTTTGATTATCTAAAAGAGGTATAGGCTGTCCATTAAATAATGGTTTATCCTGATACCCGAAAACACTATACGTATCTTCCAACTTTACTTGTGGATAGTAGTAACTGTCTATAGTTTCAGAACCGTTTATAATAGAGCTTTTTTGGTATTTCAGTGCTTCGATACTATCTAGCTGTTCGCTCTCTTGAGTCAACTTTTTAAAACTTGATGCTTCAAAACCGTTTATATCTTTCCCCACTTGCAGTTGCAACTGTTTTTTAAGTGAAAGGATCTCAAACTTTAAAGACTCTATAGCATAGATGTTTTTATCGTATGCCGAT
Above is a window of Sulfurimonas marina DNA encoding:
- a CDS encoding TolC family protein, translating into MKKTLLLLSVPLFLYSESLKDLIVYAKQNNDLLQSKSLQKDAKSQELESSKSAYFPTLDLGANYQRNDDPQPFSPGTTYSGYAKLSLDLYSGGAKYYTQKQKEDELSSSSSIYEASKKSLALQIVQNFYTLKSLEATLIAREEAAKAVNAQLQRIQRFFEAGLSTSDDVDRLQSAYDKNIYAIESLKFEILSLKKQLQLQVGKDINGFEASSFKKLTQESEQLDSIEALKYQKSSIINGSETIDSYYYPQVKLEDTYSVFGYQDKPLFNGQPIPLLDNQNTLMLSANIRLFDFGMLGEQKEALVLQAKALESEIAYKTKEQEINIELSYERIKTAKLNITSAASALKASKSALKTITEKYNHKIVDNVVYLDALSSHTEAEATYNEALNNLEVAYALYYFYNGKNLEEFLNE